One genomic segment of Ricinus communis isolate WT05 ecotype wild-type chromosome 5, ASM1957865v1, whole genome shotgun sequence includes these proteins:
- the LOC8281773 gene encoding DNA (cytosine-5)-methyltransferase DRM2 isoform X1, translated as MDGDSFCGEGDNFDWDSEDEREIENFGLTNSSCLAVPAVEATARSVEASSSVRSSGTKVMDHFVGMGFPEKMVAEAIQENGEENADLILETLLKFSTISSPSSSGSKLIDHFVGMGFDVEMVDRAIQENGEEKTDSILETLLTYSVIEKSHQEQPHVDSDHWSSEYEGSFLNDFSDIDSSENEENGKSQPVEGNTLRFLARMGYTTDEASIALERCGPDANIAELTDFICAAQMAKAADASFPEEKPKIRHFDDDYPKNKKRNYAEYDMWKKKKQMKLDKKLLNGDDELIRLPNPMLGFGVPTDPAIVTHRKLPEAALGPPFFYYENVALAPKGVWQTISRFLYDVEPEFVDSKYFCAAARKRGYVHNLPIQNRYPLLPLPPNNIHEALPLTKRWWPSWDTRTKLNCLQTCVASAKLTDRIRKALEDYEGEPPLSIRKYVLDECRKWNLLWVGRNKLAPLEPDEVEMLLGFPRNHTRGGGISRTDRYKSLGNSFQVDTVAYHLSVLKDMFPEGISLLSLFSGIGGAEVALHRLGIRLKRVVSVEISEVNRNIMRCWWEQTNQTGTLIDIADVHDLNADRLEQLMSSFGGFDLVVGGSPCNNLAGSNRHHRDGLEVPSIYCPGHDMHADLLIPMTNDNPARTFYHCPVRKNDDFMCFEWVDPELPPF; from the exons ATG GACGGGGATTCATTTTGTGGCGAGGGTGACAATTTTGATTGGGACAGTGAAGATGAGCGGGAAATTGAGAATTTTGGATTGACTAACTCTTCGTGTTTGGCAGTTCCCGCTGTGGAAGCTACGGCACGCTCAGTAGAG GCAAGCTCGTCAGTACGTTCTTCTGGTACCAAGGTTATGGATCATTTTGTAGGCATGGGGTTCCCAGAAAAAATGGTTGCTGAAGCAATTCAAGAAAATG GAGAGGAGAATGCAGATTTGATACTTGAAACACTTCTTAAATTCTCG ACAATATCGTCTCCAAGTTCTTCTGGCTCCAAGCTAATTGATCATTTTGTTGGGATGGGATTCGATGTGGAAATGGTTGACAGAGCAATTCAGGAAAATG GAGAGGAAAAAACAGATTCAATTTTGGAAACTCTCCTCACATACTCG GTGATTGAAAAGTCTCATCAAGAACAGCCACATGTTGACTCTGATCACTGGTCTTCAGAATACGAGGGGAGCTTTCTGAATGATTTTTCTGATATAGATAGTTCTGAAAACGAG GAAAATGGCAAATCTCAGCCTGTTGAAGGGAACACATTGCGGTTCTTAGCAAGGATGGGTTACACAACAGATGAAGCTTCAATAGCTCTAGAAAGATGCG GACCAGATGCCAATATTGCAGAACTAACTGATTTCATCTGTGCTGCTCAGATGGCAAAGGCAGCTGATGCTTCCTTTCCGGAAGAGAAG CCAAAGATCAGACATTTTGATGATGACTATCCTAAAAACAAGAAGAGGAATTATGCTGAATATGATATgtggaagaagaaaaagcaaaTGAAGTTGGATAAGAAGTTATTGAATGGAGATGATGAGCTGATTCGACTCCCaaatccaatgcttggattTGGAGTTCCTACTGATCCTGCAATTGTAACTCATAGAAAACTTCCAGAAGCCGCTCTTGGACCtccctttttttattatgagaacgTAGCTCTTGCTCCTAAAGGGGTTTGGCAAACCATCTCAAGATTTTTATATGATGTCGAACCAGAGTTTGTTGATTCAAAATATTTCTGTGCTGCTGCTAGGAAAAGGGGCTATGTGCACAATCTTCCTATTCAGAACAGATATCCCCTTCTTCCACTACCTCCAAACAATATACATGAAGCACTACCTTTGACAAAGAGATGGTGGCCTTCATGGGACACAAGGACAAAGCTAAATTGCTTACAGACTTGTGTTGCCAGTGCAAAACTAACTGATAGAATTCGTAAAGCCCTTGAGGACTACGAAGGAGAACCTCCTTTAAGCATCCGGAAGTATGTTCTCGATGAATGCCGCAAATGGAATCTGCTCTGGGTAGGCAGGAATAAGTTGGCGCCGCTTGAGCCAGATGAAGTAGAAATGCTTTTGGGTTTTCCTAGGAACCACACCAGGGGAGGTGGAATAAGTAGGACTGACAGATATAAATCTCTTGGTAACTCGTTCCAG GTCGACACCGTGGCTTATCATCTATCAGTTTTGAAAGACATGTTCCCTGAAGGTATCAgtcttctctctcttttctctggGATCGGTGGTGCAGAAGTTGCTTTACACCGGCTTGGTATTCGTCTGAAGCGTGTGGTGTCGGTTGAGATCTCAGAAGTAAATAGGAACATTATGAGGTGCTGGTGGGAGCAAACCAACCAGACAGGGACATTGATTGACATTGCTGATGTGCATGACCTGAATGCTGATCGGTTAGAGCAGTTGATGAGCTCATTTGGCGGATTTGATCTTGTTGTTGGCGGAAGTCCGTGTAACAATCTTGCCGGTAGCAACCGACACCATCGAGATGGCCTAGAGG TTCCTTCAATATATTGCCCTGGACATGACATGCATGCTGATTTGTTGATACCGATGACAAATGACAACCCAGCAAGGACATTTTATCATTGCCCAGTTAGGAAG AACGATGACTTTATGTGCTTTGAATGGGTTGATCCTGAGCTTCCACCTTTCTAG
- the LOC8281773 gene encoding DNA (cytosine-5)-methyltransferase DRM2 isoform X4, translated as MGFDVEMVDRAIQENGEEKTDSILETLLTYSVIEKSHQEQPHVDSDHWSSEYEGSFLNDFSDIDSSENEENGKSQPVEGNTLRFLARMGYTTDEASIALERCGPDANIAELTDFICAAQMAKAADASFPEEKPKIRHFDDDYPKNKKRNYAEYDMWKKKKQMKLDKKLLNGDDELIRLPNPMLGFGVPTDPAIVTHRKLPEAALGPPFFYYENVALAPKGVWQTISRFLYDVEPEFVDSKYFCAAARKRGYVHNLPIQNRYPLLPLPPNNIHEALPLTKRWWPSWDTRTKLNCLQTCVASAKLTDRIRKALEDYEGEPPLSIRKYVLDECRKWNLLWVGRNKLAPLEPDEVEMLLGFPRNHTRGGGISRTDRYKSLGNSFQVDTVAYHLSVLKDMFPEGISLLSLFSGIGGAEVALHRLGIRLKRVVSVEISEVNRNIMRCWWEQTNQTGTLIDIADVHDLNADRLEQLMSSFGGFDLVVGGSPCNNLAGSNRHHRDGLEVPSIYCPGHDMHADLLIPMTNDNPARTFYHCPVRKNDDFMCFEWVDPELPPF; from the exons ATGGGATTCGATGTGGAAATGGTTGACAGAGCAATTCAGGAAAATG GAGAGGAAAAAACAGATTCAATTTTGGAAACTCTCCTCACATACTCG GTGATTGAAAAGTCTCATCAAGAACAGCCACATGTTGACTCTGATCACTGGTCTTCAGAATACGAGGGGAGCTTTCTGAATGATTTTTCTGATATAGATAGTTCTGAAAACGAG GAAAATGGCAAATCTCAGCCTGTTGAAGGGAACACATTGCGGTTCTTAGCAAGGATGGGTTACACAACAGATGAAGCTTCAATAGCTCTAGAAAGATGCG GACCAGATGCCAATATTGCAGAACTAACTGATTTCATCTGTGCTGCTCAGATGGCAAAGGCAGCTGATGCTTCCTTTCCGGAAGAGAAG CCAAAGATCAGACATTTTGATGATGACTATCCTAAAAACAAGAAGAGGAATTATGCTGAATATGATATgtggaagaagaaaaagcaaaTGAAGTTGGATAAGAAGTTATTGAATGGAGATGATGAGCTGATTCGACTCCCaaatccaatgcttggattTGGAGTTCCTACTGATCCTGCAATTGTAACTCATAGAAAACTTCCAGAAGCCGCTCTTGGACCtccctttttttattatgagaacgTAGCTCTTGCTCCTAAAGGGGTTTGGCAAACCATCTCAAGATTTTTATATGATGTCGAACCAGAGTTTGTTGATTCAAAATATTTCTGTGCTGCTGCTAGGAAAAGGGGCTATGTGCACAATCTTCCTATTCAGAACAGATATCCCCTTCTTCCACTACCTCCAAACAATATACATGAAGCACTACCTTTGACAAAGAGATGGTGGCCTTCATGGGACACAAGGACAAAGCTAAATTGCTTACAGACTTGTGTTGCCAGTGCAAAACTAACTGATAGAATTCGTAAAGCCCTTGAGGACTACGAAGGAGAACCTCCTTTAAGCATCCGGAAGTATGTTCTCGATGAATGCCGCAAATGGAATCTGCTCTGGGTAGGCAGGAATAAGTTGGCGCCGCTTGAGCCAGATGAAGTAGAAATGCTTTTGGGTTTTCCTAGGAACCACACCAGGGGAGGTGGAATAAGTAGGACTGACAGATATAAATCTCTTGGTAACTCGTTCCAG GTCGACACCGTGGCTTATCATCTATCAGTTTTGAAAGACATGTTCCCTGAAGGTATCAgtcttctctctcttttctctggGATCGGTGGTGCAGAAGTTGCTTTACACCGGCTTGGTATTCGTCTGAAGCGTGTGGTGTCGGTTGAGATCTCAGAAGTAAATAGGAACATTATGAGGTGCTGGTGGGAGCAAACCAACCAGACAGGGACATTGATTGACATTGCTGATGTGCATGACCTGAATGCTGATCGGTTAGAGCAGTTGATGAGCTCATTTGGCGGATTTGATCTTGTTGTTGGCGGAAGTCCGTGTAACAATCTTGCCGGTAGCAACCGACACCATCGAGATGGCCTAGAGG TTCCTTCAATATATTGCCCTGGACATGACATGCATGCTGATTTGTTGATACCGATGACAAATGACAACCCAGCAAGGACATTTTATCATTGCCCAGTTAGGAAG AACGATGACTTTATGTGCTTTGAATGGGTTGATCCTGAGCTTCCACCTTTCTAG
- the LOC8281773 gene encoding DNA (cytosine-5)-methyltransferase DRM2 isoform X3: protein MDGDSFCGEGDNFDWDSEDEREIENFGLTNSSCLAVPAVEATARSVEASSSVRSSGTKVMDHFVGMGFPEKMVAEAIQENGEENADLILETLLKFSTISSPSSSGSKLIDHFVGMGFDVEMVDRAIQENGEEKTDSILETLLTYSVIEKSHQEQPHVDSDHWSSEYEGSFLNDFSDIDSSENEENGKSQPVEGNTLRFLARMGYTTDEASIALERCGPDANIAELTDFICAAQMAKAADASFPEEKPKIRHFDDDYPKNKKRNYAEYDMWKKKKQMKLDKKLLNGDDELIRLPNPMLGFGVPTDPAIVTHRKLPEAALGPPFFYYENVALAPKGVWQTISRFLYDVEPEFVDSKYFCAAARKRGYVHNLPIQNRYPLLPLPPNNIHEALPLTKRWWPSWDTRTKLNCLQTCVASAKLTDRIRKALEDYEGEPPLSIRKYVLDECRKWNLLWVGRNKLAPLEPDEVEMLLGFPRNHTRGGGISRTDRYKSLGNSFQVDTVAYHLSVLKDMFPEGISLLSLFSGIGGAEVALHRLGIRLKRVVSVEISEVNRNIMRCWWEQTNQTGTLIDIADVHDLNADRLEQLMSSFGGFDLVVGGSPCNNLAGSNRHHRDGLEER from the exons ATG GACGGGGATTCATTTTGTGGCGAGGGTGACAATTTTGATTGGGACAGTGAAGATGAGCGGGAAATTGAGAATTTTGGATTGACTAACTCTTCGTGTTTGGCAGTTCCCGCTGTGGAAGCTACGGCACGCTCAGTAGAG GCAAGCTCGTCAGTACGTTCTTCTGGTACCAAGGTTATGGATCATTTTGTAGGCATGGGGTTCCCAGAAAAAATGGTTGCTGAAGCAATTCAAGAAAATG GAGAGGAGAATGCAGATTTGATACTTGAAACACTTCTTAAATTCTCG ACAATATCGTCTCCAAGTTCTTCTGGCTCCAAGCTAATTGATCATTTTGTTGGGATGGGATTCGATGTGGAAATGGTTGACAGAGCAATTCAGGAAAATG GAGAGGAAAAAACAGATTCAATTTTGGAAACTCTCCTCACATACTCG GTGATTGAAAAGTCTCATCAAGAACAGCCACATGTTGACTCTGATCACTGGTCTTCAGAATACGAGGGGAGCTTTCTGAATGATTTTTCTGATATAGATAGTTCTGAAAACGAG GAAAATGGCAAATCTCAGCCTGTTGAAGGGAACACATTGCGGTTCTTAGCAAGGATGGGTTACACAACAGATGAAGCTTCAATAGCTCTAGAAAGATGCG GACCAGATGCCAATATTGCAGAACTAACTGATTTCATCTGTGCTGCTCAGATGGCAAAGGCAGCTGATGCTTCCTTTCCGGAAGAGAAG CCAAAGATCAGACATTTTGATGATGACTATCCTAAAAACAAGAAGAGGAATTATGCTGAATATGATATgtggaagaagaaaaagcaaaTGAAGTTGGATAAGAAGTTATTGAATGGAGATGATGAGCTGATTCGACTCCCaaatccaatgcttggattTGGAGTTCCTACTGATCCTGCAATTGTAACTCATAGAAAACTTCCAGAAGCCGCTCTTGGACCtccctttttttattatgagaacgTAGCTCTTGCTCCTAAAGGGGTTTGGCAAACCATCTCAAGATTTTTATATGATGTCGAACCAGAGTTTGTTGATTCAAAATATTTCTGTGCTGCTGCTAGGAAAAGGGGCTATGTGCACAATCTTCCTATTCAGAACAGATATCCCCTTCTTCCACTACCTCCAAACAATATACATGAAGCACTACCTTTGACAAAGAGATGGTGGCCTTCATGGGACACAAGGACAAAGCTAAATTGCTTACAGACTTGTGTTGCCAGTGCAAAACTAACTGATAGAATTCGTAAAGCCCTTGAGGACTACGAAGGAGAACCTCCTTTAAGCATCCGGAAGTATGTTCTCGATGAATGCCGCAAATGGAATCTGCTCTGGGTAGGCAGGAATAAGTTGGCGCCGCTTGAGCCAGATGAAGTAGAAATGCTTTTGGGTTTTCCTAGGAACCACACCAGGGGAGGTGGAATAAGTAGGACTGACAGATATAAATCTCTTGGTAACTCGTTCCAG GTCGACACCGTGGCTTATCATCTATCAGTTTTGAAAGACATGTTCCCTGAAGGTATCAgtcttctctctcttttctctggGATCGGTGGTGCAGAAGTTGCTTTACACCGGCTTGGTATTCGTCTGAAGCGTGTGGTGTCGGTTGAGATCTCAGAAGTAAATAGGAACATTATGAGGTGCTGGTGGGAGCAAACCAACCAGACAGGGACATTGATTGACATTGCTGATGTGCATGACCTGAATGCTGATCGGTTAGAGCAGTTGATGAGCTCATTTGGCGGATTTGATCTTGTTGTTGGCGGAAGTCCGTGTAACAATCTTGCCGGTAGCAACCGACACCATCGAGATGGCCTAGAGG AACGATGA
- the LOC8281773 gene encoding DNA (cytosine-5)-methyltransferase DRM2 isoform X2, which translates to MDGDSFCGEGDNFDWDSEDEREIENFGLTNSSCLAVPAVEATARSVEASSSVRSSGTKVMDHFVGMGFPEKMVAEAIQENGEENADLILETLLKFSTISSPSSSGSKLIDHFVGMGFDVEMVDRAIQENGEEKTDSILETLLTYSVIEKSHQEQPHVDSDHWSSEYEGSFLNDFSDIDSSENEENGKSQPVEGNTLRFLARMGYTTDEASIALERCGPDANIAELTDFICAAQMAKAADASFPEEKPKIRHFDDDYPKNKKRNYAEYDMWKKKKQMKLDKKLLNGDDELIRLPNPMLGFGVPTDPAIVTHRKLPEAALGPPFFYYENVALAPKGVWQTISRFLYDVEPEFVDSKYFCAAARKRGYVHNLPIQNRYPLLPLPPNNIHEALPLTKRWWPSWDTRTKLNCLQTCVASAKLTDRIRKALEDYEGEPPLSIRKYVLDECRKWNLLWVGRNKLAPLEPDEVEMLLGFPRNHTRGGGISRTDRYKSLGNSFQVDTVAYHLSVLKDMFPEGISLLSLFSGIGGAEVALHRLGIRLKRVVSVEISEVNRNIMRCWWEQTNQTGTLIDIADVHDLNADRLEQLMSSFGGFDLVVGGSPCNNLAGSNRHHRDGLEGKESSLFFDYCRILDLVKCIMTRN; encoded by the exons ATG GACGGGGATTCATTTTGTGGCGAGGGTGACAATTTTGATTGGGACAGTGAAGATGAGCGGGAAATTGAGAATTTTGGATTGACTAACTCTTCGTGTTTGGCAGTTCCCGCTGTGGAAGCTACGGCACGCTCAGTAGAG GCAAGCTCGTCAGTACGTTCTTCTGGTACCAAGGTTATGGATCATTTTGTAGGCATGGGGTTCCCAGAAAAAATGGTTGCTGAAGCAATTCAAGAAAATG GAGAGGAGAATGCAGATTTGATACTTGAAACACTTCTTAAATTCTCG ACAATATCGTCTCCAAGTTCTTCTGGCTCCAAGCTAATTGATCATTTTGTTGGGATGGGATTCGATGTGGAAATGGTTGACAGAGCAATTCAGGAAAATG GAGAGGAAAAAACAGATTCAATTTTGGAAACTCTCCTCACATACTCG GTGATTGAAAAGTCTCATCAAGAACAGCCACATGTTGACTCTGATCACTGGTCTTCAGAATACGAGGGGAGCTTTCTGAATGATTTTTCTGATATAGATAGTTCTGAAAACGAG GAAAATGGCAAATCTCAGCCTGTTGAAGGGAACACATTGCGGTTCTTAGCAAGGATGGGTTACACAACAGATGAAGCTTCAATAGCTCTAGAAAGATGCG GACCAGATGCCAATATTGCAGAACTAACTGATTTCATCTGTGCTGCTCAGATGGCAAAGGCAGCTGATGCTTCCTTTCCGGAAGAGAAG CCAAAGATCAGACATTTTGATGATGACTATCCTAAAAACAAGAAGAGGAATTATGCTGAATATGATATgtggaagaagaaaaagcaaaTGAAGTTGGATAAGAAGTTATTGAATGGAGATGATGAGCTGATTCGACTCCCaaatccaatgcttggattTGGAGTTCCTACTGATCCTGCAATTGTAACTCATAGAAAACTTCCAGAAGCCGCTCTTGGACCtccctttttttattatgagaacgTAGCTCTTGCTCCTAAAGGGGTTTGGCAAACCATCTCAAGATTTTTATATGATGTCGAACCAGAGTTTGTTGATTCAAAATATTTCTGTGCTGCTGCTAGGAAAAGGGGCTATGTGCACAATCTTCCTATTCAGAACAGATATCCCCTTCTTCCACTACCTCCAAACAATATACATGAAGCACTACCTTTGACAAAGAGATGGTGGCCTTCATGGGACACAAGGACAAAGCTAAATTGCTTACAGACTTGTGTTGCCAGTGCAAAACTAACTGATAGAATTCGTAAAGCCCTTGAGGACTACGAAGGAGAACCTCCTTTAAGCATCCGGAAGTATGTTCTCGATGAATGCCGCAAATGGAATCTGCTCTGGGTAGGCAGGAATAAGTTGGCGCCGCTTGAGCCAGATGAAGTAGAAATGCTTTTGGGTTTTCCTAGGAACCACACCAGGGGAGGTGGAATAAGTAGGACTGACAGATATAAATCTCTTGGTAACTCGTTCCAG GTCGACACCGTGGCTTATCATCTATCAGTTTTGAAAGACATGTTCCCTGAAGGTATCAgtcttctctctcttttctctggGATCGGTGGTGCAGAAGTTGCTTTACACCGGCTTGGTATTCGTCTGAAGCGTGTGGTGTCGGTTGAGATCTCAGAAGTAAATAGGAACATTATGAGGTGCTGGTGGGAGCAAACCAACCAGACAGGGACATTGATTGACATTGCTGATGTGCATGACCTGAATGCTGATCGGTTAGAGCAGTTGATGAGCTCATTTGGCGGATTTGATCTTGTTGTTGGCGGAAGTCCGTGTAACAATCTTGCCGGTAGCAACCGACACCATCGAGATGGCCTAGAGGGTAAAGaatcttctcttttctttgatTACTGTCGGATTCTGGACTTGGTCAAGTGTATAATGACTAGAAATTGA